A DNA window from Anastrepha ludens isolate Willacy chromosome 6, idAnaLude1.1, whole genome shotgun sequence contains the following coding sequences:
- the LOC128868188 gene encoding NADPH:adrenodoxin oxidoreductase, mitochondrial produces MLIPRRLLGLENVKKLWLNANKNGFSSTAGSSAKKRICIVGAGPAGFYAAQYILKHLSGSAVDIIEKLPVPFGLVRYGVAPDHPEVKNVINTFTKTAEHKHFNFYGNVALGKDVSLHDLRERYHAVLLTYGADQDRQLNIPNENKPNVLSARKFVAWYNGLPGAHNLNPDLSGENVAILGQGNVAVDVARMLLSPIDTLQKTDTTEHALEALSRSRVKQVYLVGRRGPLQAAFTIKELREMLKLPNVQTLWKPDDFTDVPAELPNLQRPRKRLTELMLKSLSEQPAISSSKKFFLPIFLRAPRAIGENEIELTVTQLQNNVAVLTDKTERLPADLLLRSIGYKSTCVDGGICFDERKGCVYNENGRVLKDDVSKTVDKGLYVAGWLGTGPSGVILTTMNGAFAVAKAICDDILSSELSIAEAKPGLDFNKFQRVVTWSHWQRIDQAETQAGQVLGKPREKFVDVEEMLKVAGL; encoded by the exons atgctgaTACCCAGAAGACTTTTGGGGTTAGAAAACGTAAAGAAATTGTGGTTGAACGCTAATAAGAATGGATTCAGCAGCACAGCCGGTTCTAGTGCAAAAAAACGAATTTGCATAGTTGGTGCCGGTCCAGCAGGTTTTTATGCTGCACAGTATATACTAAAACATCTGAGCGGCAGTGCTGTGGACATAATCGAAAAATTGCCAGTTCCATTCGGTTTAGTACG TTATGGCGTTGCACCCGATCATCCCGAAGTGAAGAATGTAATCAATACCTTTACAAAAACCGCTGAGCACAAACACTTCAACTTTTATGGTAACGTGGCACTAGGCAAAGATGTAAGTTTGCATGATTTACGTGAACGTTATCACGCTGTTCTGCTTACGTATGGAGCGGACCAGGATCGTCAGTTGAACATACCTAATGAGAATAAACCAAATGTGCTGTCCGCACGAAAGTTTGTGGCCTGGTACAATGGCCTTCCCGGAGCACATAATCTAAATCCCGATTTGAGCGGAGAAAATGTGGCAATTTTGGGCCAAGGCAACGTAGCTGTGGATGTGGCGCGTATGTTGCTCAGTCCAATAGATACATTGCAA AAAACAGACACCACTGAGCATGCACTGGAGGCGCTCTCGCGCAGCAGAGTCAAGCAAGTTTATTTGGTTGGCCGACGAGGTCCTTTACAGGCCGCATTCACCATAAAAGAACTGCGAGAAATGTTGAAATTACCGAATGTACAAACGTTGTGGAAACCCGATGATTTCACAG ATGTTCCCGCTGAATTACCGAACCTGCAACGACCACGCAAACGACTCACTGAACTTATGTTGAAAAGTTTGTCAGAACAACCTGCCATTAGCAGCAGCAAAAAGTTTTTCTTGCCTATATTTTTGCGTGCACCCAGAGCTATTGGCGAGAATGAAATCGAATTAACTGTTACACAGCTACAGAATAACGTGGCTGTGCTGACTGACAAAACTGAACGCCTTCCTGCTGATTTGCTACTTCGCAGCATAGGCTACAAATCCACATGTGTCGATGGTGGCATTTGCTTCGATGAGCGCAAGGGATGTGTGTACAATGAAAACG GTCGCGTATTAAAAGACGATGTTAGTAAAACCGTGGATAAAGGTCTTTATGTGGCCGGTTGGTTGGGTACAGGTCCTTCAGGTGTAATTTTAACGACTATGAATGGTGCTTTTGCCGTTGCTAAAGCAATATGCGATGATATTTTGTCGAGTGAGTTGAGCATTGCCGAAGCTAAACCCGGCTTggattttaacaaatttcaacgcGTTGTTACATGGTCTCATTGGCAGCGCATAGATCAAGCTGAAACTCAAGCGGGACAGGTATTGGGCAAACCACGCGAAAAGTTTGTGGATGTGGAAGAAATGCTGAAGGTGGCAGGGCTTTAA
- the LOC128868184 gene encoding uncharacterized protein LOC128868184 isoform X1, whose product MEVENRPVEPPKCSGDAGMSNLSASPTGIPEIESVENSNKYQNSKSTNNKFELTAENAKKIQNNPATVSNANTTDKSGNTLDASLNPEVALSKVVNACATTETISENDKSSTSTNKLDGTQLSTTLKKALVDDNDGTTTIESYSENNSKDNNSSLPLDDSQDDDEDDESQREVASTADDDIDNSLSPSTQSQTPPPKQQVTAKATNASVVAAMGVAASIVVADAGISAAIPDTILSPPKSETQTDDANTATSSSSPASDSQLSPMTASVSATTLTPTKQTEASDIATTVDTGKLNIARSKSSKPATKRVASSKLPSDDGDSSIGGKRVVQPINVVANGTIPKSSGKPQMSAMNKKLKEKTARAPRQRKQKSTVPIYESEISDNKTGIKLCIKKSDSSGNLAASTGALTPPVTGKSTSTPATTNAPKQTRKRSRKSKSKAKVDSEESEFEVTSVKRGKNRAGNSERQKKVSFTGIEEQGEKHRATIEQGDWGARIPPELLFKIFEILIDREGCLPTLCRLARVCTLWRNVSLTPSLWKSMDLSTWIKDKYRTELKLKWFVDNRCSECTELNVANWKMSDINCFLNKLAVGCPNLISITLSGWKDFTSGQLAYLTENMQKLQRLDLSSINVEMNASKSAVGPQSLCIALRTMNSRLTHLYLAHNRLAGIPQIVSTLATHCPNLVNLDLSNVNTQATSHGIFHIEKLQHGCPKLKVLRVTNSHITWSNATLQETMDSPGFPELEELSVAALTDECRVFGDDHLQRILKTSSKLKLLDVRGCARLTHESLIRLPAWDIKHLFLSFCSVTRDVGSGLELIASKWAHSLIELDLAWANVQQPLDNALRALAEKGSESPLAHLNLCGSSVSDEAVKEILANCAHMSSINLSSCRGLPRGVKRLMQGQQELQELREVLKVQMKVKLPAQIKLEQEEEERRQRAQQCGASADGDNGGGVGGEGDGGGGNI is encoded by the exons ATGGAAGTAGAAAATAGGCCCGTGGAACCGCCTAAATGTAGTGGCGATGCAGGAATGTCCAATCTATCTGCATCACCCACTGGTATTCCGGAAATTGAATCTGTCGAAAACagcaataaatatcaaaatagtaAATCCACAAATAATAAGTTTGAACTGACcgccgaaaatgcgaaaaaaatacaaaataatccagCTACCGTATCCAATGCGAATACTACCGATAAAAGTGGAAACACATTAGATGCTTCCCTGAATCCAGAAGTAGCGTTATCTAAAGTTGTAAATGCTTGTGCTACTACTGAGACTATTAGTGAAAATGATAAAAGCTCCACATCAACTAATAAATTAGACGGAACGCAGCTATCAACTACTCTAAAAAAAGCTCTTGTAGATGATAACGATGGTACTACTACCATAGAGTCGTATTCAGAAAACAATTCTAAAGATAATAATTCGTCACTACCTTTAGATGATTCACAGGATGACGATGAAGACGATGAGAGCCAGAGAGAAGTAGCGTCCACTGCTGATGATGATATTGATAATAGTCTTTCACCTTCAACACAGTCTCAAACACCGCCACCTAAACAACAAGTAACAGCAAAGGCAACAAATGCGTCGGTCGTTGCGGCAATGGGTGTTGCAGCATCAATTGTTGTGGCTGATGCGGGTATTAGCGCTGCCATCCCAGACACAATTCTCTCACCACCCAAGTCAGAAACACAAACGGATGACGCTAATACGGCAACTTCGTCCTCATCCCCAGCATCGGACTCCCAACTTTCTCCGATGACTGCATCTGTCTCGGCAACGACGCTAACACCCACGAAACAAACAGAAGCGTCTGATATTGCCACCACTGTTGACACTGGTAAATTAAATATCGCTAGATCAAAGTCATCAAAACCAGCCACTAAGAGAGTTGCTTCGTCTAAATTACCTAGTGATGATGGCGATAGTAGCATTGGTGGTAAACGCGTTGTACAACCCATTAATGTGGTCGCCAACGGAACTATACCCAAATCTAGTGGGAAACCACAGATGTCAGCcatgaataaaaaattgaaagagaAAACTGCACGCGCTCCAAGGCAGCGCAAGCAAAAATCAACCGTGCCGATATATGAAAGCGAG ataagCGACAATAAAACAGGTATTAAATTATGCATAAAGAAATCAGATTCGTCAGGCAATTTGGCTGCCTCTACAGGTGCCTTAACGCCGCCCGTGACTGGAAAGTCAACATCAACGCCTGCAACAACTAATGCACCGAAGCAGACGAGAAAACGCTCACGTAAATCGAAATCGAAGGCGAAGGTTGATAGCGAGGAAAGTGAATTTGAGGTGACATCGGTTAAGCGAGGAAAGAATAGGGCCGGCAATTCAgaacgtcaaaagaaagtatCATTTACTGGCATCGAGGAACAAGGTGAAAAACACCGCGCGACTATCGAACAAGGCGACTGGGGTGCCCGTATACCGCCGGAACTACTTTTTAAG ATTTTCGAAATTCTAATCGACCGAGAAGGTTGTTTACCAACACTTTGTCGTCTTGCACGCGTTTGCACATTATGGCGGAACGTTTCGTTAACACCATCATTGTGGAAAAGTATGGATTTATCCACATGGATAAAGGACAAGTATCGTACAGAGCTGAAGCTAAAATGGTTCGTAGACAATCGCTGCAGCGAATGTACAGAATTGAATGTTG CTAATTGGAAAATGTCAGATATAAactgttttttaaacaaattggcGGTTGGATGTCCGAATTTAATAAGCATTACTTTGTCTGGTTGGAAAGATTTCACTTCGGGTCAATTGGCTTATCTAacagaaaatatgcaaaaactgCAGCGGTTAGATTTAAGCTCCATCAAC GTGGAAATGAATGCGAGTAAGAGCGCAGTTGGCCCGCAATCTCTTTGTATTGCATTGCGAACAATGAATAGTCGCTTAACGCATCTATATTTGGCACATAATCGATTGGCAGGAATCCCCCAGATAGTCTCAACATTGGCT ACACATTGCCCCAACTTGGTGAACTTAGATCTCTCCAATGTTAACACCCAAGCGACTTCACACGGAATTTTTCATATTGAGAAGCTCCAGCACGGTTGTCCCAAATTAAAAGTGTTACGCGTCACCAATTCACATATAACATGGAGTAATGCAACTTTACAGGAAACG ATGGATTCACCTGGCTTCCCCGAACTTGAGGAACTTTCCGTAGCAGCTTTAACTGATGAATGCCGTGTCTTTGGTGATGACCACTTGCAGCGCATATTGAAAACTAGCTCCAAACTGAAACTCTTGGATGTACGCGGTTGCGCACGCCTCACACACGAAAGTCTCATACGTCTACCTGCGTGGGATATCAAgcatttatttttgtctttcTGCTCAGTGACGCGCGATGTTGG GTCTGGCCTCGAACTTATCGCTTCGAAATGGGCACACAGTCTCATAGAATTAGACTTAGCTTGGGCGAATGTGCAACAACCGTTAGATAACGCATTACGTGCATTGGCGGAAAAGGGTAGTGAATCCCCTTTAGC gcATTTGAATCTCTGTGGTTCATCGGTTTCAGATGAGGCAGTTAAGGAAATCCTTGCAAATTGTGCGCACATGAGTTCAATAAATTTGTCATCATGTCGTGGTCTGCCGCGTGGCGTCAAACGTCTCATGCAAGGTCAACAAGAATTACAAGAGTTGCGTGAAGTGCTCAAGGTGCAAATGAAAGTTAAGTTACCAGCTCAAATAAAGCTAGAGCAAGAAGAAGAGGAGCGACGGCAGCGTGCGCAACAATGTGGTGCTTCTGCTGATGGTGATAATGGTGGTGGCGTTGGTGGTGAAGGTGATGGCGGTGGTGGAAATATTTAA
- the LOC128868191 gene encoding uncharacterized protein LOC128868191 isoform X2 — MLYFCVLFWQLPQIKFFADDYLPLLHCLYAYICNTGTHTLMNEVSEVEASCEKLKASNKDLQKRKDRCLREIFTLTTGNVDGEILSQHFRQRMQGELERFKMTGQRDDEVLRNFQRDYVDWRDTLKQKMEIMLGTDKLTDMSEIELEAKLQTLKTALESLKNELSAFEEATKNKNSLLEGKIKALKVEVKMLNSLKLEQNTTHQRLKDALKEKRLKHQEDTNKLLKEIADLQKKLDLHE, encoded by the exons ATGCTGTACTTTTGCGTACTATTTTGGCAATtgccacaaataaaattttttgcggATGATTATTTACCGCTATTACACTGCTTGTATGCTTACATATGCAACACTGGCACGCACACTCTG ATGAATGAAGTGTCCGAGGTTGAAGCATCTTGCGAAAAATTGAAAGCTTCAAATAAAGatttgcaaaaaagaaaagacagaTGCCTTAGAGAAATATTTACATTGACAACTGGTAATGTGGACGGTGAGATTTTATCACAGCACTTTAGACAACGAATGCAAGGTGAACTTGAGAGGTTTAAAATGACTGGGCAACGAGACGATGAAGTGTTGCGAAATTTCCAAAGGGATTATGTAGATTGGCGTGACACATTGAAACAGAAAATGGAAATTATGCTCGGAACCGATAAGCTGACTGATATG TCTGAAATTGAGCTGGAGGCGAAATTACAAACGCTGAAAACTGCTCTTGAAAGTTTGAAGAATGAACTCAGTGCTTTTGAAGAGgccaccaaaaataaaaattcactcttagaaggaaagataaaAGCGTTGAAGGTTGAAGTGAAAAtgttaaattcattaaaattggAACAGAA CACTACACATCAACGGCTCAAAGATGCATTAAAGGAAAAACGGCTCAAACATCAGGAGGATACCaataaattgttaaaagaaATTGCTGATTTGCAAAAGAAACTGGACCTACACGAATAA
- the LOC128868190 gene encoding UPF0605 protein GA14893, with translation MDLTISPEPHFIPGYTGHCPQFRFRAGKTYGKLTHKLLIDPCVIHAPELIVTPSNRPPISLECPTAHETELLNKREKFVDPVYRHPIIPGYDGFVPNLASKFGKRYIAAATAGMAEHELLMDQLRCEHRNLLHRDLLGSGLGMFERKLNERLLPYTHYRSPLIPVNGRAKAFKKLDCSFVEKKEPYSKFTVPHFMENNDEEKYIVNGYGGHIPMALTRFGETSKKLTNSALCEFTNNYHHRRSAEWCPQENAGIASSCSNTGHFVIYHRTIGMVPSYAGHVPGEAFTFGRTFGDATVDAKHWLALHKD, from the exons ATGGATTTGACTATTTCTCCGGAACCGCATTTCATTCCGGG CTACACTGGGCACTGCCCACAATTTCGTTTTCGCGCTGGCAAAACCTATGGTAAATTAACACATAAACTGCTCATTGATCCCTGTGTTATACACGCGCCTGAACTAATTGTAACGCCCTCAAATCGGCCACCAATTTCGTTGGAGTGTCCTACCGCACATGAGACCGAGCTGCTGAACAAACGTGAAAAGTTTGTAGATCCGGTTTATCGCCATCCTATCATACCCGGCTATGACGGCTTTGTACCCAATCTCGCATCCAAATTTGGCAAGCGATATATTGCGGCCGCCACAGCTGGCATGGCCGAGCACGAGTTATTAATGGATCAATTGCGCTGCGAGCACAGAAATCTTCTACATCGTGATCTTTTAGGCAGTGGTTTGGGTATGTTTGAAAGGAAACTGAATGAGCGTTTG CTTCCCTATACTCATTACCGTTCACCATTAATACCGGTCAATGGACGTGCAAAAGCCTTTAAAAAACTGGACTGTAGTTTTGTGGAAAAGAAAGAGCCTTACTCCAAGTTTACGGTGCcacattttatggaaaataacgACGAGGAGAAATATATTGTTAATG GTTACGGTGGTCACATACCGATGGCGTTGACGCGTTTTGGCGAAACTAGCAAAAAGTTGACCAATAGCGCTTTGTGTGAATTCACAAACAATTACCATCACAGACGAAGTGCTGAATGGTGCCCACAAGAGAATGCCGGTATTGCTAGTTCGTGCTCGAATACTGGACACTTTGTCATTTATCATCGCACAATTGGCATGGTTCCTAGCTATGCAGGACATGTGCCTGGTGAAGCGTTCACATTTGGGCGCACCTTTGGAGATGCGACCGTAGATGCGAAACATTGGTTAGCTTTGCATAAAGATTAG
- the LOC128868184 gene encoding uncharacterized protein LOC128868184 isoform X2, producing MEVENRPVEPPKCSGDAGMSNLSASPTGIPEIESVENSNKYQNSKSTNNKFELTAENAKKIQNNPATVSNANTTDKSGNTLDASLNPEVALSKVVNACATTETISENDKSSTSTNKLDGTQLSTTLKKALVDDNDDDSQDDDEDDESQREVASTADDDIDNSLSPSTQSQTPPPKQQVTAKATNASVVAAMGVAASIVVADAGISAAIPDTILSPPKSETQTDDANTATSSSSPASDSQLSPMTASVSATTLTPTKQTEASDIATTVDTGKLNIARSKSSKPATKRVASSKLPSDDGDSSIGGKRVVQPINVVANGTIPKSSGKPQMSAMNKKLKEKTARAPRQRKQKSTVPIYESEISDNKTGIKLCIKKSDSSGNLAASTGALTPPVTGKSTSTPATTNAPKQTRKRSRKSKSKAKVDSEESEFEVTSVKRGKNRAGNSERQKKVSFTGIEEQGEKHRATIEQGDWGARIPPELLFKIFEILIDREGCLPTLCRLARVCTLWRNVSLTPSLWKSMDLSTWIKDKYRTELKLKWFVDNRCSECTELNVANWKMSDINCFLNKLAVGCPNLISITLSGWKDFTSGQLAYLTENMQKLQRLDLSSINVEMNASKSAVGPQSLCIALRTMNSRLTHLYLAHNRLAGIPQIVSTLATHCPNLVNLDLSNVNTQATSHGIFHIEKLQHGCPKLKVLRVTNSHITWSNATLQETMDSPGFPELEELSVAALTDECRVFGDDHLQRILKTSSKLKLLDVRGCARLTHESLIRLPAWDIKHLFLSFCSVTRDVGSGLELIASKWAHSLIELDLAWANVQQPLDNALRALAEKGSESPLAHLNLCGSSVSDEAVKEILANCAHMSSINLSSCRGLPRGVKRLMQGQQELQELREVLKVQMKVKLPAQIKLEQEEEERRQRAQQCGASADGDNGGGVGGEGDGGGGNI from the exons ATGGAAGTAGAAAATAGGCCCGTGGAACCGCCTAAATGTAGTGGCGATGCAGGAATGTCCAATCTATCTGCATCACCCACTGGTATTCCGGAAATTGAATCTGTCGAAAACagcaataaatatcaaaatagtaAATCCACAAATAATAAGTTTGAACTGACcgccgaaaatgcgaaaaaaatacaaaataatccagCTACCGTATCCAATGCGAATACTACCGATAAAAGTGGAAACACATTAGATGCTTCCCTGAATCCAGAAGTAGCGTTATCTAAAGTTGTAAATGCTTGTGCTACTACTGAGACTATTAGTGAAAATGATAAAAGCTCCACATCAACTAATAAATTAGACGGAACGCAGCTATCAACTACTCTAAAAAAAGCTCTTGTAGATGATAACGATG ATGATTCACAGGATGACGATGAAGACGATGAGAGCCAGAGAGAAGTAGCGTCCACTGCTGATGATGATATTGATAATAGTCTTTCACCTTCAACACAGTCTCAAACACCGCCACCTAAACAACAAGTAACAGCAAAGGCAACAAATGCGTCGGTCGTTGCGGCAATGGGTGTTGCAGCATCAATTGTTGTGGCTGATGCGGGTATTAGCGCTGCCATCCCAGACACAATTCTCTCACCACCCAAGTCAGAAACACAAACGGATGACGCTAATACGGCAACTTCGTCCTCATCCCCAGCATCGGACTCCCAACTTTCTCCGATGACTGCATCTGTCTCGGCAACGACGCTAACACCCACGAAACAAACAGAAGCGTCTGATATTGCCACCACTGTTGACACTGGTAAATTAAATATCGCTAGATCAAAGTCATCAAAACCAGCCACTAAGAGAGTTGCTTCGTCTAAATTACCTAGTGATGATGGCGATAGTAGCATTGGTGGTAAACGCGTTGTACAACCCATTAATGTGGTCGCCAACGGAACTATACCCAAATCTAGTGGGAAACCACAGATGTCAGCcatgaataaaaaattgaaagagaAAACTGCACGCGCTCCAAGGCAGCGCAAGCAAAAATCAACCGTGCCGATATATGAAAGCGAG ataagCGACAATAAAACAGGTATTAAATTATGCATAAAGAAATCAGATTCGTCAGGCAATTTGGCTGCCTCTACAGGTGCCTTAACGCCGCCCGTGACTGGAAAGTCAACATCAACGCCTGCAACAACTAATGCACCGAAGCAGACGAGAAAACGCTCACGTAAATCGAAATCGAAGGCGAAGGTTGATAGCGAGGAAAGTGAATTTGAGGTGACATCGGTTAAGCGAGGAAAGAATAGGGCCGGCAATTCAgaacgtcaaaagaaagtatCATTTACTGGCATCGAGGAACAAGGTGAAAAACACCGCGCGACTATCGAACAAGGCGACTGGGGTGCCCGTATACCGCCGGAACTACTTTTTAAG ATTTTCGAAATTCTAATCGACCGAGAAGGTTGTTTACCAACACTTTGTCGTCTTGCACGCGTTTGCACATTATGGCGGAACGTTTCGTTAACACCATCATTGTGGAAAAGTATGGATTTATCCACATGGATAAAGGACAAGTATCGTACAGAGCTGAAGCTAAAATGGTTCGTAGACAATCGCTGCAGCGAATGTACAGAATTGAATGTTG CTAATTGGAAAATGTCAGATATAAactgttttttaaacaaattggcGGTTGGATGTCCGAATTTAATAAGCATTACTTTGTCTGGTTGGAAAGATTTCACTTCGGGTCAATTGGCTTATCTAacagaaaatatgcaaaaactgCAGCGGTTAGATTTAAGCTCCATCAAC GTGGAAATGAATGCGAGTAAGAGCGCAGTTGGCCCGCAATCTCTTTGTATTGCATTGCGAACAATGAATAGTCGCTTAACGCATCTATATTTGGCACATAATCGATTGGCAGGAATCCCCCAGATAGTCTCAACATTGGCT ACACATTGCCCCAACTTGGTGAACTTAGATCTCTCCAATGTTAACACCCAAGCGACTTCACACGGAATTTTTCATATTGAGAAGCTCCAGCACGGTTGTCCCAAATTAAAAGTGTTACGCGTCACCAATTCACATATAACATGGAGTAATGCAACTTTACAGGAAACG ATGGATTCACCTGGCTTCCCCGAACTTGAGGAACTTTCCGTAGCAGCTTTAACTGATGAATGCCGTGTCTTTGGTGATGACCACTTGCAGCGCATATTGAAAACTAGCTCCAAACTGAAACTCTTGGATGTACGCGGTTGCGCACGCCTCACACACGAAAGTCTCATACGTCTACCTGCGTGGGATATCAAgcatttatttttgtctttcTGCTCAGTGACGCGCGATGTTGG GTCTGGCCTCGAACTTATCGCTTCGAAATGGGCACACAGTCTCATAGAATTAGACTTAGCTTGGGCGAATGTGCAACAACCGTTAGATAACGCATTACGTGCATTGGCGGAAAAGGGTAGTGAATCCCCTTTAGC gcATTTGAATCTCTGTGGTTCATCGGTTTCAGATGAGGCAGTTAAGGAAATCCTTGCAAATTGTGCGCACATGAGTTCAATAAATTTGTCATCATGTCGTGGTCTGCCGCGTGGCGTCAAACGTCTCATGCAAGGTCAACAAGAATTACAAGAGTTGCGTGAAGTGCTCAAGGTGCAAATGAAAGTTAAGTTACCAGCTCAAATAAAGCTAGAGCAAGAAGAAGAGGAGCGACGGCAGCGTGCGCAACAATGTGGTGCTTCTGCTGATGGTGATAATGGTGGTGGCGTTGGTGGTGAAGGTGATGGCGGTGGTGGAAATATTTAA
- the LOC128868191 gene encoding uncharacterized protein LOC128868191 isoform X1, with product MQHWHAHSEELFVGFKIQLSAYNFKMDFPKIEIAENDDDLVENPLLVAFLEQFIVQLMNEVSEVEASCEKLKASNKDLQKRKDRCLREIFTLTTGNVDGEILSQHFRQRMQGELERFKMTGQRDDEVLRNFQRDYVDWRDTLKQKMEIMLGTDKLTDMSEIELEAKLQTLKTALESLKNELSAFEEATKNKNSLLEGKIKALKVEVKMLNSLKLEQNTTHQRLKDALKEKRLKHQEDTNKLLKEIADLQKKLDLHE from the exons ATGCAACACTGGCACGCACACTCTG AAGAACTGTTTGTTggatttaaaattcaattaagtgcatacaattttaaaatggattttCCGAAAATCGAAATTGCCGAAAATGACGACGATTTAGTGGAAAATCCACTACTGGTGGCTTTTTTAGAGCAGTTTATTGTTCAGCTG ATGAATGAAGTGTCCGAGGTTGAAGCATCTTGCGAAAAATTGAAAGCTTCAAATAAAGatttgcaaaaaagaaaagacagaTGCCTTAGAGAAATATTTACATTGACAACTGGTAATGTGGACGGTGAGATTTTATCACAGCACTTTAGACAACGAATGCAAGGTGAACTTGAGAGGTTTAAAATGACTGGGCAACGAGACGATGAAGTGTTGCGAAATTTCCAAAGGGATTATGTAGATTGGCGTGACACATTGAAACAGAAAATGGAAATTATGCTCGGAACCGATAAGCTGACTGATATG TCTGAAATTGAGCTGGAGGCGAAATTACAAACGCTGAAAACTGCTCTTGAAAGTTTGAAGAATGAACTCAGTGCTTTTGAAGAGgccaccaaaaataaaaattcactcttagaaggaaagataaaAGCGTTGAAGGTTGAAGTGAAAAtgttaaattcattaaaattggAACAGAA CACTACACATCAACGGCTCAAAGATGCATTAAAGGAAAAACGGCTCAAACATCAGGAGGATACCaataaattgttaaaagaaATTGCTGATTTGCAAAAGAAACTGGACCTACACGAATAA